TCTCGGTAAAGCTCATCCAGGCCCTCGCGTAACTCCCCTCGCGCGTTGACTTGTCTTTCACCCCGGGCTTACACTTCCCGTGGGTGAGGCATGGCTCAATCGCTCGGGGCGTACTTTCGAGAACTCAGGCTGGTGCGGGGCGTCTCGCTGGACGAGGTGGCCCGTGCCACGCGGGTCAGTCAGCGCTACTTGGAAGCCCTCGAAGCCGACAGGCTGGACGACCTACCGGCTCCCGTCTTCACCAAAGGGTTCATCCGCGCGTACGCCCAGGTCCTGAGAGAGCCGCCGGACGAGGCGCTCGCCCGTTACCGAGAACTCGCCGGCGACTCCGCCGTCGAGGCCCCACCGGTGACTGCCACCCGCTCGTTCGAGTCCCGCGGGCGCGGCCCAGCGCTGGTCAGCCTGGCGCTCCTGATCGGTCTGGGTGCCGGCCTCTTCGGCCTCACGCTGAGCCTCAAGAACCGGACGCCGAAAGTCTCGGTGCCGGCCCAGCCGAGCCCGCCGCCGGCCCAGGCTCCCGTCGCGCCGCCAAGTCCGAGCGCCGAGAACGCGGTGAATGTCGTCGAAGCGTCGCCGGCGCGGCTGGTGGCGCGGACCAACGAGCCGACCTGGATC
The sequence above is a segment of the Candidatus Rokuibacteriota bacterium genome. Coding sequences within it:
- a CDS encoding DUF4115 domain-containing protein, translating into MAQSLGAYFRELRLVRGVSLDEVARATRVSQRYLEALEADRLDDLPAPVFTKGFIRAYAQVLREPPDEALARYRELAGDSAVEAPPVTATRSFESRGRGPALVSLALLIGLGAGLFGLTLSLKNRTPKVSVPAQPSPPPAQAPVAPPSPSAENAVNVVEASPARLVARTNEPTWISVQTDDGRIVQELLPAGATREWTSPKRFLLTIGNAGGVSLELNGRPLPPLGARGAVIRQLVIPAEPGIPTP